The following coding sequences are from one Anser cygnoides isolate HZ-2024a breed goose chromosome 10, Taihu_goose_T2T_genome, whole genome shotgun sequence window:
- the CISH gene encoding cytokine-inducible SH2-containing protein, with product MLFPWSRSDMILCVQGPHPLLAEEKIRRLSLRGIAVDLPEQIMQPLPVTAFQEESAPAFAAPVPDNSPPQARDPEEDLLCIAKTFSYLRESGWYWGSITASEAKQHLQKMPEGTFLVRDSTHPSYLFTLSVKTNRGPTNVRIEYTDSKFRLDSNYLSKPRILAFPDVVSLIQHYVMSCTTESKTEAPYPPPSPLPPMQKEMAAAAVHLKLIRPLGRKDTIPSLQHLCRLRINKSTAAVDQLPLPRRMGDYLKQYPFQL from the exons ACCTCATCCTTTGCTGGCGGAGGAGAAGATCAGGCGACTGTCACTCAGGGGCATTGCGGTGGATCTGCCGGAGCAGATCATGCAGCCTCTCCCAGTTACGGCCTTCCAGGAGGAGTCTGCGCCTGCCTTTGCAGCACCGGTTCCAGACAACAGCCCACCTCAGGCACGAGACCCTGAAGAAGACCTTCTCTGCATTGCGAAAACCTTCTCCTATCTGCGAGAATCTG GTTGGTACTGGGGATCCATCACAGCCAGTGAGGCCAAGCAGCATCTCCAAAAGATGCCGGAGGGCACCTTCCTGGTGCGGGACAGCACCCACCCCAGCTACCTGTTCACACTCTCTGTCAAGACAAACCGAGGTCCCACCAACGTGCGCATCGAGTACACTGACAGCAAGTTCCGGCTGGACTCAAACTACTTGTCCAAACCTCGTATCCTGGCCTTCCCAGACGTGGTCAGTCTCATCCAGCATTACGTCATGTCCTGCACAACGGAAAGCAAGACCGAGGCTCCCTACCCGCCTCCGTCTCCTCTACCTCCCATGCAGAAagagatggcagcagcagcagtacacTTGAAACTCATCCGGCCGCTGGGCCGCAAAGACAccatccccagcctgcagcacctgTGCCGGCTACGGATTAACAAGTCCACGGCCGCAGTGGAccagctccctctgcccagGCGGATGGGGGACTATTTGAAGCAATACCCTTTCCAGCTCTGA